GGTACTTAAGTAACTTGAAGCCGTACCCATGACCGCGCGCGTTCGGCTGCACATATAAATCCTCGAGGTAGATACCAGGGGCAGATCTCCAGGTTGAATAGTTATAGAAGTACAGGGCCATTCCGACGGGGATTGGGTTCGGAGTGTCGGCGGTATGGGGCGGGGTAATAAGAGCTGTGTAGACGGCGCCACGCTTGGGCGGGGTATCGGGGAAGGAGAGGGTTGCTAGGAGAGATTCTTCGGTGGCTTCGACTTCATGGAGGGCTTTTTCATAATCGGCTAGTTCGCAGATGAATTGGAGGATAAGGGGGACATCTACCTGGTGTCAGTTGTCTGTGCTACGCGCTCAGAAGCGTTTGAGGTCAATGCACTTGCCCTCGGGGGTCGCGAGACGAATGGTGGGTTGGTCGACCGTGGTGTTGGAGAGAGGACGCAGATAGTCCATGACGAATTTTCAGTACATGAAAgcctctttctctttgaGACTTTTGTACTTGCTAGTATATGCactgctctttttttttggcaagCTTCGCGACCCCAGGATTTTACTATCCCGGATTAGGCAATGTTACCGATTCTGTTTAGATGTGACATTCTGCTTTGGTTAACATGGATTTTCAACTGTCTTCAACGGAATGCTAGATCTCAATGCTGTCTTGATAGGCATAAATGACATC
The nucleotide sequence above comes from Penicillium digitatum chromosome 1, complete sequence. Encoded proteins:
- a CDS encoding Acyl-CoA N-acyltransferase is translated as MDYLRPLSNTTVDQPTIRLATPEDVPLILQFICELADYEKALHEVEATEESLLATLSFPDTPPKRGAVYTALITPPHTADTPNPIPVGMALYFYNYSTWRSAPGIYLEDLYVQPNARGHGYGFKLLKYLAKQVLKVSGRRLEWSVLTWNEPSIKFYEQVGARGMDEWMKMMVEGDALTRLAEGA